One stretch of Streptomyces sp. 135 DNA includes these proteins:
- the cobC gene encoding Rv2231c family pyridoxal phosphate-dependent protein CobC — protein MADVQVLVVGVGACEGAPPQEVLGLVREAVREAGLPEGAVAELATVDVKGEEPGIVAAAARLGVPLVTYSAAELAEVTVPNPSPWAGAAVGTPSVAEAAALRGGGELLVPKRKSAPVGRPPMVTCAVVRRAAGHDLRHHGDAEVRDDGAELTDLAVNVRADTPPAWLKEVIAESLDDLAAYPDGRSAREAVAARHGLPPDRVLLTSGAAEAFVLLARALKVRHPVVVHPQFTEPEAALRDAGHEVGRVLLREEDGFRLDPAAVPEEADLVVIGNPTNPTSVLHPAASIVALARPGRILVVDEAFMDAVPGEREALAGRTDVPGLVVLRSLTKTWGLAGLRIGYVLAAPDVIATLAGAQPLWPVSTPALVAARACVGPRALAEAGHAAHRVAADRAYLLAGLGELGGFGVRVAGPAEGPFVLVRVPGALGVRGRLRAAGFAVRRGDTFPGLGPDWLRLAVRDRATSDRFLAALAATLRD, from the coding sequence ATGGCTGACGTCCAGGTTCTGGTCGTGGGCGTCGGCGCCTGCGAGGGCGCGCCCCCGCAGGAGGTGCTCGGCCTCGTCCGGGAGGCGGTCCGCGAGGCCGGTCTTCCCGAGGGCGCGGTGGCCGAGCTGGCGACGGTCGACGTGAAGGGTGAGGAGCCGGGGATCGTCGCGGCGGCGGCTCGGCTCGGGGTGCCGCTCGTGACGTACTCGGCGGCCGAGCTGGCGGAGGTGACGGTCCCGAACCCGTCCCCGTGGGCCGGCGCGGCGGTGGGTACGCCGTCGGTGGCGGAGGCGGCGGCGTTGCGGGGCGGCGGCGAACTCCTCGTCCCCAAGCGGAAGTCGGCGCCGGTGGGCCGACCGCCGATGGTGACGTGTGCGGTCGTACGCCGTGCCGCCGGGCACGATCTGCGGCACCACGGGGACGCGGAGGTGCGGGACGACGGCGCCGAGCTGACCGACCTGGCGGTGAACGTACGGGCCGACACTCCTCCGGCCTGGCTGAAAGAGGTCATCGCCGAGTCGCTGGACGATCTGGCGGCGTATCCGGACGGACGCTCGGCGCGGGAGGCGGTGGCGGCGCGCCACGGTCTCCCCCCGGATCGCGTGCTGCTCACGTCCGGGGCGGCGGAGGCGTTCGTCCTCCTGGCACGCGCCCTGAAGGTACGGCATCCCGTCGTCGTGCACCCGCAGTTCACCGAGCCCGAGGCGGCGTTGCGGGACGCGGGGCACGAGGTGGGGCGGGTGCTGCTGCGGGAGGAGGACGGCTTCCGTCTCGACCCGGCGGCGGTTCCGGAGGAGGCCGACCTCGTGGTCATCGGAAATCCGACGAACCCGACGTCCGTCCTCCACCCGGCGGCGTCGATCGTGGCGCTCGCCCGGCCGGGGCGGATCCTGGTGGTGGACGAGGCGTTCATGGACGCGGTGCCGGGTGAGCGGGAGGCGCTGGCGGGCCGTACGGATGTCCCTGGCCTGGTGGTGCTGCGCAGCCTCACGAAGACGTGGGGCCTCGCGGGGCTCCGTATCGGCTACGTCCTGGCCGCGCCGGACGTGATCGCCACCCTGGCGGGGGCGCAGCCGCTGTGGCCGGTGTCCACGCCGGCGCTGGTGGCGGCGCGGGCGTGTGTGGGGCCGCGGGCGCTGGCGGAGGCCGGGCATGCGGCGCATCGGGTGGCGGCGGACCGGGCGTATCTCCTCGCGGGGCTGGGGGAGTTGGGAGGCTTCGGGGTACGGGTGGCGGGGCCTGCGGAGGGGCCGTTCGTGCTGGTCCGTGTGCCCGGAGCGCTGGGGGTGCGGGGGCGGTTGCGGGCGGCGGGGTTCGCGGTGCGGCGGGGCGACACGTTTCCTGGCCTGGGGCCTGACTGGCTCCGCCTCGCGGTCAGGGACCGGGCCACGTCGGACCGCTTCCTCGCTGCGCTGGCGGCGACGCTGCGCGACTGA
- a CDS encoding SCO1860 family LAETG-anchored protein has translation MNSNTFRLPARRLAVVAATTALAAGPAALAGAGPAQATGGDHDRGGRADAVVLRTGLDVSLLNKTVNVPLKVALNEVQAPESAEKTALTARLDGVDGGKPFSVLRADVATAKATVRGGRAEGYSNIARAEVHVPGLPLLSLIEVEQVTSKAVCEAGKRPVAEANLLGGVTVLGKKVTLTAGGTSEVIAPGVGEVRLELSRTRTTSRTAAASALELKVSVNPLKLNVAEVEGTVTLAGAGCSAPGVAREEGGAEPQGEREKPVDAEADAEPKTEPEAAEAGLAETGGNSMTPYVAGGAVVLLAAGGGAVAMARRGRG, from the coding sequence TTGAACAGCAACACCTTCCGCCTGCCCGCGCGCCGCCTCGCCGTCGTCGCCGCCACCACCGCCCTCGCCGCCGGTCCCGCGGCGCTCGCCGGGGCCGGGCCCGCGCAGGCCACCGGCGGTGATCACGACCGCGGTGGCCGCGCCGACGCCGTCGTCCTGCGGACCGGGCTCGACGTCTCCCTCCTCAACAAGACCGTGAACGTCCCGCTCAAGGTCGCCCTCAACGAAGTCCAGGCCCCCGAGAGCGCGGAGAAGACCGCGCTCACGGCGCGGCTCGACGGAGTCGACGGAGGAAAGCCGTTCAGCGTGCTGCGCGCGGACGTGGCCACGGCCAAGGCGACCGTGCGGGGCGGCCGGGCGGAGGGCTACAGCAACATCGCGCGGGCCGAGGTGCATGTGCCGGGGCTGCCGCTGCTCTCCCTCATCGAGGTCGAGCAGGTCACCTCCAAGGCCGTCTGCGAGGCGGGCAAGCGGCCTGTCGCCGAGGCGAATCTGCTGGGCGGGGTGACCGTGCTCGGCAAGAAGGTCACGTTGACCGCCGGGGGGACGAGCGAGGTGATCGCGCCGGGGGTCGGTGAGGTGCGGCTGGAGCTGTCCAGGACCCGTACGACGTCGCGTACGGCTGCGGCGTCCGCGCTGGAGCTCAAGGTGTCGGTGAATCCGTTGAAGCTGAACGTCGCCGAGGTCGAGGGGACGGTGACGCTGGCGGGGGCCGGCTGTTCCGCGCCGGGGGTGGCGCGTGAGGAGGGCGGGGCGGAGCCGCAGGGGGAGCGGGAGAAGCCGGTCGACGCGGAGGCGGACGCCGAGCCGAAGACGGAGCCCGAGGCCGCTGAGGCGGGCCTCGCGGAGACCGGGGGGAACTCCATGACTCCGTACGTCGCGGGTGGGGCGGTGGTGCTGCTGGCCGCGGGCGGGGGTGCTGTGGCCATGGCTCGACGCGGCCGGGGGTAG
- a CDS encoding amidohydrolase family protein produces MSDHAVLHVKGRVLVGPEDVRDELWVVGGKVTYDRPLAPASGTVTVEGWVLPGLVDAHCHVGLDAHGPVDAATAEKQALTDREIGALLLRDAGSPSDTRWIDDREDLPKIIRAGRHIARTRRYIRNYAHEIEPEDLVAYVAQEARRGDGWVKLVGDWIDREAGDLTACWPRDAVEAAIAEAHRLGARVTAHCFAEDSLRDLVEAGIDCVEHATGLTEDTIPLFAERGVAIVPTLVNIATFPDLAAGGEKKFPRWSAHMRRLHDRRYDTVRAAYDAGVPVFVGTDAGGSLPHGLVAAEVAELTRAGIPPLAALSATTWAARDWLGRPGLSEGAPADLVVYEADPRQDVRVLAAPRRVVLDGRVVG; encoded by the coding sequence ATGAGTGATCACGCGGTGTTGCACGTGAAGGGGCGGGTGCTCGTCGGGCCCGAGGACGTACGGGACGAACTGTGGGTCGTCGGGGGCAAGGTGACGTACGACCGGCCGCTCGCCCCGGCCTCCGGGACGGTCACCGTCGAGGGGTGGGTGCTGCCCGGCCTGGTCGACGCGCACTGCCACGTCGGCCTGGACGCGCACGGCCCGGTGGACGCCGCCACGGCCGAGAAGCAGGCGCTGACCGACCGCGAGATCGGCGCACTGCTCCTGCGGGACGCGGGCTCCCCCTCCGACACCCGCTGGATCGACGACCGCGAGGACCTGCCGAAGATCATCCGAGCCGGCCGGCACATCGCGCGCACGCGCCGCTACATCCGCAACTACGCCCACGAGATCGAGCCCGAGGACCTCGTCGCGTACGTCGCCCAGGAGGCGCGGCGCGGCGACGGCTGGGTCAAGCTCGTCGGCGACTGGATCGACCGCGAGGCCGGCGACCTGACGGCCTGCTGGCCCCGCGACGCGGTCGAGGCGGCGATCGCCGAGGCCCACCGGCTGGGCGCCCGCGTCACCGCCCACTGCTTCGCCGAGGATTCCCTGCGGGACCTGGTCGAGGCGGGCATCGACTGCGTCGAGCACGCCACGGGCCTGACGGAGGACACGATCCCGCTCTTTGCGGAGCGCGGCGTCGCCATCGTCCCGACCCTGGTCAACATCGCCACGTTCCCCGATCTGGCCGCGGGCGGCGAGAAGAAGTTCCCCCGCTGGTCGGCCCATATGCGCAGGCTCCACGACCGCCGCTACGACACGGTGCGCGCGGCGTACGACGCCGGCGTCCCCGTCTTCGTCGGCACCGACGCGGGCGGCTCCCTGCCCCACGGCCTGGTCGCCGCCGAGGTCGCCGAACTGACCCGCGCGGGCATCCCCCCGCTGGCCGCGCTCTCCGCGACGACCTGGGCCGCGCGGGACTGGCTCGGCCGCCCCGGCCTGTCGGAGGGCGCCCCGGCCGACCTCGTGGTGTACGAGGCGGATCCCCGACAGGACGTACGGGTCCTGGCGGCGCCTCGGCGGGTGGTGCTGGACGGGCGGGTGGTGGGGTGA
- a CDS encoding aminotransferase class V-fold PLP-dependent enzyme, translating to MTHPFLDLAPLSAQHFAAIEARVAGLLATEQDVVIMQGEALLPLEGCIRGAARPGTTALNVITGPYGQTFGNWLRDCGATVVDLAVPFHTAVTADQVRQAFAEHPEIDFVSLVHAEAATGNTNPVAEIGEVVREHGALFMLDAVASVGAEPLLPDAWGVDLCVIGAQKAMGGPAGVSAVSVSERAWQRIAANPQAPRRSYLSLLDWKERWIDGGRKALLHAPAQLEMLALEACVERIETEGLDALMARHATAAAATRAGAFALGGGLEPYVYEAGDAAPVATTLRAPSGTDASELVAKALAADPVLPLVAGGGALAKEMIRVNHYGPDATRGVVHACLAALGAAMGEAGLVVDLEAARRAVTDAWR from the coding sequence GTGACGCATCCCTTTCTGGACCTGGCGCCGCTGAGCGCCCAGCACTTCGCCGCCATCGAGGCGCGGGTGGCCGGGCTGCTGGCCACCGAGCAGGACGTCGTGATCATGCAGGGTGAGGCCCTGCTGCCCCTGGAGGGGTGCATTCGGGGCGCCGCGCGGCCCGGCACGACCGCGCTGAACGTGATCACCGGGCCGTACGGCCAGACCTTCGGGAACTGGCTGCGCGACTGCGGTGCCACGGTCGTCGACCTCGCCGTGCCCTTCCACACGGCCGTCACGGCCGACCAGGTGCGCCAGGCCTTCGCGGAGCACCCGGAGATCGACTTCGTGTCGCTGGTGCACGCCGAGGCGGCGACCGGCAACACCAACCCGGTCGCGGAGATCGGTGAGGTCGTGCGCGAGCACGGCGCGCTGTTCATGCTGGACGCGGTCGCCTCGGTGGGCGCCGAGCCGCTGCTGCCGGACGCGTGGGGCGTGGACCTGTGCGTGATCGGCGCGCAGAAGGCGATGGGCGGCCCGGCGGGCGTCTCCGCAGTGTCCGTGAGCGAGCGGGCCTGGCAGCGGATCGCCGCCAACCCGCAGGCGCCCCGCCGCTCCTACCTCTCCCTCCTCGACTGGAAGGAGCGCTGGATCGACGGCGGCCGCAAGGCGCTGCTGCACGCCCCCGCCCAGCTGGAGATGCTGGCCCTCGAGGCGTGCGTGGAGCGCATCGAGACGGAGGGCCTCGACGCCCTGATGGCGCGGCACGCCACCGCCGCCGCCGCGACCCGTGCGGGCGCGTTCGCGCTCGGCGGGGGCCTTGAGCCGTACGTGTACGAGGCCGGGGACGCGGCGCCGGTCGCCACCACCCTGCGGGCGCCCTCGGGCACCGACGCCTCGGAGCTGGTCGCCAAGGCGCTGGCCGCCGACCCGGTGCTGCCGCTGGTCGCCGGGGGCGGGGCGCTGGCCAAGGAGATGATCCGGGTCAACCACTACGGCCCCGACGCCACCCGCGGTGTCGTGCACGCCTGCCTCGCGGCCCTGGGCGCCGCGATGGGCGAGGCCGGTCTCGTGGTCGACCTGGAGGCGGCGCGCCGCGCGGTGACCGACGCCTGGCGGTAG
- a CDS encoding DinB family protein, producing MTTLPDGRRIPPLTADEPAMLTGWLDLHRATLAVKCAGLDDEQALRTPVEPSALSLFGLVQHLAEVERNWIQRVFARREVPLLYAGRPGGFTLDRSRTFAEVLAAWEREVAVNREICAGRSPDETGRLGAEEAAVVGGDDEVSLRWVLMHLIEEYARHNGHADLLREGIDGVTGS from the coding sequence ATGACCACGCTTCCGGACGGCCGCCGCATTCCGCCCCTGACCGCCGATGAGCCGGCCATGCTGACCGGCTGGCTCGACCTGCACCGCGCGACGCTCGCCGTGAAGTGCGCGGGCCTGGACGACGAGCAGGCGCTGCGTACGCCCGTGGAGCCGTCGGCGCTCTCGCTGTTCGGCCTGGTGCAGCACCTGGCCGAGGTCGAACGCAACTGGATCCAGCGGGTGTTCGCCCGGCGGGAGGTCCCGCTGCTCTACGCCGGACGGCCCGGCGGCTTCACCCTGGACCGGTCGAGGACGTTCGCCGAGGTGCTCGCGGCGTGGGAGCGCGAGGTCGCCGTCAACCGCGAGATCTGCGCGGGGCGTTCGCCGGACGAGACGGGGCGGCTCGGCGCCGAGGAGGCGGCCGTCGTGGGCGGTGACGACGAGGTCAGCCTCCGCTGGGTCCTGATGCACCTCATCGAGGAGTACGCGCGCCACAACGGGCATGCGGACCTCTTGCGGGAGGGTATCGACGGCGTGACGGGGTCATGA
- the ectA gene encoding diaminobutyrate acetyltransferase has product MTAAQADLPTDLQAKFLKMPEGLRLDSPAVADGAAIWRIARDSKVLDLNSSYSYLLWCRDFAATSVVARGADGEPAGFITGYIRPERPDTLVVWQVAVDHGQRGRGLAGALLDGLTSKVAAERGLARVETTITPGNTASERLFTSYARRHGAQVEREVLFDAGLFPDGGHEPEVLYRIGPLDF; this is encoded by the coding sequence ATGACCGCTGCACAAGCCGATCTACCGACCGACCTGCAAGCGAAATTCCTGAAAATGCCTGAGGGGCTGCGACTCGACAGTCCCGCCGTCGCCGACGGCGCCGCGATCTGGCGGATCGCCCGCGACTCCAAGGTGCTCGACCTCAACTCCTCGTACAGCTATCTGCTGTGGTGCCGCGACTTCGCGGCGACGTCCGTGGTGGCCCGCGGCGCCGACGGTGAGCCGGCCGGTTTCATCACCGGCTACATCCGGCCCGAGCGCCCGGACACCCTGGTGGTCTGGCAGGTGGCCGTCGACCACGGGCAGCGCGGCCGCGGCCTGGCCGGCGCCCTGCTCGACGGGCTGACCTCGAAGGTCGCCGCCGAGCGCGGACTGGCCCGCGTCGAGACCACCATCACGCCCGGCAACACCGCGTCCGAGCGCCTGTTCACCTCCTACGCGCGGCGGCACGGCGCGCAGGTCGAGCGCGAGGTCCTGTTCGACGCGGGGCTCTTCCCCGACGGCGGACACGAGCCCGAGGTGCTGTACCGCATCGGACCACTCGACTTCTGA
- the ectB gene encoding diaminobutyrate--2-oxoglutarate transaminase, with protein MTITQPDLSVFETLESEVRSYCRGWPTVFDRAQGSRMFDEDGHEYLDFFAGAGSLNYGHNNPVLKRALIDYLERDGVVHGLDMSTSAKRAFLESFQNIILRPRDLPYKVMFPGPTGTNAVESALKLARKVKGRESIVSFTNAFHGMSLGSLAVTGNAFKRAGAGIPLVHGTPMPFDNYLDGQTPDFIWFERLLEDQGSGLNQPAAVIVETVQGEGGINVARAEWLRKLADVCERWDMLLIVDDIQMGCGRTGAFFSFEEAGITPDIVTVSKSISGYGMPMSLCLFKPELDVWEPGEHNGTFRGNNPAFVTAAAALETYWTDGSAMEKQTRARGEQVEQALSAIVDENRAEIKEFRGRGLVWGIEFLDKERASAVAKRAFELGLLIETSGPEGEVVKLLPALTITPDELDEGLRTLARAVRETA; from the coding sequence GTGACCATCACCCAGCCCGACCTGAGCGTCTTCGAGACCCTGGAGTCGGAGGTGCGCAGCTACTGCCGCGGTTGGCCTACGGTCTTCGACCGCGCGCAGGGCAGCCGCATGTTCGACGAGGACGGCCACGAGTACCTCGACTTCTTCGCCGGGGCCGGTTCGCTCAACTACGGGCACAACAACCCGGTCCTCAAACGCGCGCTCATCGACTACCTGGAGCGCGACGGGGTCGTGCACGGCCTCGACATGTCGACGTCCGCCAAGCGCGCCTTCCTGGAGTCGTTCCAGAACATCATCCTGCGCCCGCGCGACCTGCCGTACAAGGTCATGTTCCCGGGCCCGACGGGCACCAACGCCGTGGAGTCGGCGCTGAAGCTGGCCCGCAAGGTCAAGGGCCGCGAGTCGATCGTGTCGTTCACGAACGCCTTCCACGGCATGTCGCTCGGCTCCCTCGCGGTGACCGGCAACGCCTTCAAGCGGGCGGGCGCCGGTATCCCGCTGGTGCACGGCACGCCGATGCCGTTCGACAACTACCTCGACGGCCAGACGCCCGACTTCATCTGGTTCGAGCGGCTCCTGGAGGACCAGGGCTCCGGTCTCAACCAGCCCGCCGCCGTCATCGTCGAGACGGTGCAGGGCGAGGGCGGCATCAACGTCGCCCGCGCCGAGTGGCTGCGCAAGCTCGCCGACGTGTGCGAGCGCTGGGACATGCTCCTGATCGTCGACGACATCCAGATGGGCTGCGGCCGCACCGGCGCCTTCTTCTCCTTCGAGGAGGCGGGCATCACGCCGGACATCGTGACGGTGTCGAAGTCGATCAGCGGCTACGGCATGCCGATGTCGCTCTGCCTGTTCAAGCCGGAGCTCGACGTGTGGGAGCCGGGCGAGCACAACGGCACCTTCCGCGGCAACAACCCGGCGTTCGTCACGGCCGCCGCCGCGCTTGAGACGTACTGGACCGACGGTTCGGCGATGGAGAAGCAGACCCGCGCCCGCGGCGAGCAGGTCGAGCAGGCGCTGAGCGCGATCGTCGACGAGAACCGCGCCGAGATCAAGGAGTTCCGCGGCCGCGGCCTGGTCTGGGGCATCGAGTTCCTGGACAAGGAGCGCGCGAGCGCCGTGGCGAAGCGGGCCTTCGAACTGGGCCTGCTGATCGAGACCTCCGGCCCCGAGGGCGAGGTCGTCAAGCTCCTCCCGGCGCTGACGATCACCCCGGACGAGCTGGACGAGGGGCTGCGCACGCTGGCCCGCGCGGTCCGCGAGACCGCCTGA
- a CDS encoding ectoine synthase, with protein sequence MIVRSFKDIEGTDRHVKAKSGTWESKRIVLAKERVGFSLHETILYAGTETSMWYANHIEAVVCTKGEAELTDDTTGEKYTITPGTMYLLDGHEKHTMRIKEDFHCLCVFNPPVTGREDHDENGVYPLLTEPDPV encoded by the coding sequence GTGATCGTCCGTTCGTTCAAGGACATTGAAGGCACCGACCGGCATGTGAAGGCCAAGTCGGGTACCTGGGAGAGCAAGCGCATCGTCCTCGCCAAGGAGCGTGTGGGGTTCTCCCTGCACGAGACGATCCTGTACGCGGGGACGGAGACGTCGATGTGGTACGCCAACCACATCGAGGCCGTCGTCTGCACCAAGGGCGAGGCCGAACTGACCGACGACACGACCGGCGAGAAGTACACGATCACGCCGGGCACCATGTATCTGCTCGACGGGCACGAGAAGCACACCATGCGGATCAAGGAGGACTTCCACTGCCTGTGTGTCTTCAACCCGCCCGTCACCGGTCGTGAGGACCACGACGAGAACGGCGTGTACCCGCTGCTCACGGAGCCGGACCCGGTCTGA